One genomic window of Cannabis sativa cultivar Pink pepper isolate KNU-18-1 chromosome 2, ASM2916894v1, whole genome shotgun sequence includes the following:
- the LOC133034391 gene encoding phenolic glucoside malonyltransferase 1-like, with the protein MSNRRFPCLTFNDLTIIKRVFLYALPETKHTFFKSVLPKLKHTLSLTLQYFLPLAGKITWPQDSPKLVLQYTPGDVVSVSVAESDADFDLIASNHAFHASLVRPLASPLHVSETGASVISLRITVFPNQGFSIGITTHHAVLDGKSTTMFVKSWAYLTKQNPPLLPELTPFYDRNVIKDPPGFDMIKYMSNPP; encoded by the coding sequence ATGTCAAATCGACGTTTCCCATGTCTCACCTTTAACGACCTCACCATAATCAAGCGTGTATTTCTCTACGCTCTTCCTGAAACTAAACACACTTTCTTCAAATCTGTTCTCCCAAAGCTCAAACACACCCTCTCTCTCACACTCCAATATTTTCTACCTTTAGCCGGCAAAATAACTTGGCCTCAAGATTCCCCTAAACTTGTCCTTCAATATACTCCAGGCGACGTCGTTTCGGTCTCCGTGGCCGAGTCCGATGCTGATTTTGACCTCATCGCCTCAAACCACGCTTTCCATGCCTCCTTGGTTCGTCCTCTGGCTTCTCCTTTACATGTTTCTGAAACAGGGGCTTCGGTAATATCTCTTCGAATCACTGTATTTCCCAATCAAGGATTTTCTATTGGCATCACAACCCATCACGCTGTTCTAGATGGGAAATCCACAACCATGTTTGTGAAGTCGTGGGCTTACTTAACTAAACAAAATCCTCCGTTATTGCCGGAGCTCACACCCTTTTATGACCGGAATGTTATTAAAGACCCACCTGGGTTTGACATGATAAAATACATGTCAAACCCACCATAG
- the LOC115718899 gene encoding SMR domain-containing protein At5g58720, with protein MKHEKKKKKRRTSQAPKKIDPVNEEKKVVQALAEAFSSASLDDAISAYREAKGDPDKAAEILGRSLYESSDDPSTSSTSGECSGSGSSDGYVEMSYVDNFVKEKDSRACKQKRQIAATGTVSTVLGKEYMNSSPRKDPRTMSMKLKGFGNGGFDEEKAEQFLCSMLGEESELNLAIVRDVLCQCGYDVEKALDALLDLSSSYDQSTNGPTPSYSLSYKDNSRYPNENCDNLTDKVSDCSSLSSECELHDSIWSVDCGCRRNYKDVLASSDSHSPANKRSTESGLSQSVLDSLFNISKSPTYQPQVMNWRNVAKKLQLLGPQFDVCPSSDSNAQQDIYAKGDEYHAFRKTANQQWSSVRSCYEKAATAYSNGAKEYAAYLSEKGQEQTKLAQKASERASKDIFKARNKSIQNVITIDLHGQHVSPAMRLLKMHLIFVSYAQTVQILRVITGCGTHGMGRSKLKQAVIKLLEKEGVEWSEENRGIVLIKLDGHREFSFIDSESDTE; from the exons ATGAAGCacgagaagaagaaaaagaagaggagAACTTCCCAGGCTCCAAAGAAGATCGACCCTGTGAACgaagagaagaaggtggttCAAGCGCTTGCTGAAGCTTTCTCTTCCGCCTCTTTGGATGATGCCATCTCTGCTTACCGGGAAGCCAAAGGTGATCCGGATAAGGCTGCTGAGATATTAGGGCGATCCTTGTATGAGAGTTCTGACGATCCGTCTACGAGCTCCACATCGGGTGAATGCTCGGGCTCTGGATCGTCAGATGGTTATGTGGAGATGAGTTACGTTGACAATTTTGTGAAGGAGAAGGATTCTAGAGCTTGTAAGCAGAAGAGGCAAATTGCGGCCACTGGTACTGTGTCTACAGTTCTGGGAAAGGAGTACATGAATTCGAGCCCGAGAAAGGATCCAAGAACGATGAGTATGAAGCTGAAGGGTTTTGGTAATGGGGGTTTCGACGAGGAGAAGGCTGAACAGTTTCTTTGTTCTATGCTTGGAGAAGAGTCTGAGCTGAACTTGGCGATTGTTAGAGATGTTCTGT GTCAATGTGGATATGATGTAGAAAAG GCCTTGGATGCGTTGCTAGATTTATCATCTTCTTATGATCAGTCTACAAATGGTCCTACTCCTAGCTATAGTCTGAGCTACAAAGACAATAGTAGATATCCTAACGAAAATTGTGATAAT CTTACTGATAAGGTCTCTGATTGCTCCTCTCTTTCATCTGAATGTGAGCTACATGATAGTATATGGTCTGTGGATTGTGGTTGCAG GAGGAACTATAAGGATGTTCTTGCTAGCTCTGATAGTCATTCTCCTGCTAACAAAAGGAGTACTGAATCAGGTCTCTCTCAGAGCGTGTTGGATTCTTTGTTTAATATCTCCAAGAGTCCTACATATCAACCGCAAGTAATGAATTGGAGAAATGTTGCAAAGAAATTGCAGCTGCTGGGACCCCAATTTGATGTTTGTCCGTCTAGTGATTCAAATGCACAGCAGGATATTTATG cTAAAGGAGATGAATATCATGCTTTTAGAAAAACTGCAAATCAACAATGGAGCTCAGTAAGGTCCTGCTATGAGAAA GCAGCAACAGCATATTCAAACGGGGCGAAGGAATATGCTGCGTACCTTTCTGAGAAG GGGCAGGAACAAACTAAATTGGCACAGAAAGCTAGTGAAAGGGCCAGCAAGGACATTTTTAAAGCTAG AAACAAGAGTATACAAAATGTGATAACTATTGATTTGCATGGGCAACATGTTAGTCCAGCAATGAGGCTCTTAAAAATGCATCTCATATTTGTTTCTTATGCACAGA CGGTTCAGATCCTCAGGGTTATAACAGGATGCGGGACTCATGGTATGGGCAGGTCAAAGCTAAAACAAGCG GTAATCAAACTTCTGGAGAAAGAGGGTGTTGAATGGAGTGAAGAGAATCGGGGAATTGTGCTTATCAAGCTAGATGGACACAGAGAATTCAGCTTCATAGATTCCGAGAGTGACACAGAGTGA